From the genome of Agromyces intestinalis:
AGTACTCGCGGCAGTTCACGCAGCCGCTCAGCCAGCTCGGCTCGATGGCGAACCTGCTGCAGTCGGGCGTCGCGAGCGCCGAGCGCGTGTTCGAGCTGCTCGACGCCGACGAGGAGGTGCCCGACCCGGTGGAGCCCGAGCGGCCCGCTGCGGCGACGGGCCGCCTCGAATTCGAGGACGTCTCGTTCAGCTACGACCCCGAGAAGCCGTTGATCGAGCACCTGTCGCTGGTCGCCGAGCCCGGGCAGTCGATCGCGATCGTCGGGCCGACCGGCGCCGGCAAGACCACGCTCGTGAACCTCATCATGCGGTTCTACGAGCTCGACAGCGGGCGCATCACGCTCGACGGCGTCGACATCACCCACATGACGCGCGACGCGCTGCGCTCGCGGATGGGCATGGTGCTGCAGGACACCTGGCTGTTCGCGGGCTCGATCCGCGACAACATCCGCTACGGCCGGCCGGATGCCACGGACGAGGAGCTGCTCGCCGCGGCCCGCGCCACCTACGTGGACCGGTTCGTGCGCACCCTGCCCGACGGGTACGACACCGTGCTCGACGACGAGGCATCCAACCTCTCGGCCGGCGAGAAGCAGCTCATCACCATCGCGCGCGCGTTCCTCGCCGACCCGTCGGTGCTCATCCTCGACGAGGCGACCTCATCGGTCGACACCCGCACCGAACTGCTGCTGCAGCAGGCGATGACCGCGCTGCGCGCCGACCGCACGTCGTTCGTCATCGCGCATCGGCTCTCGACGATCCGCGACGCCGACCTGATCATCGTGATGGAGCACGGCACCATCGTCGAGCAGGGCACCCACGCCCAGCTGCTCGAGGCGGGCGGGGCGTACGCGCGCTTGTACGAGGCCCAGTTCGCCGCGCCGATCGACGACGACGAGGCGACGCCGGCGGTGCCGACCGGTCTCACGTCGCTGACGGGCGGGGCCAGCTAAGGCGCGGCGCGGCGCCCCGCGCGCCCCGCCGCGCCACGCGGGCACGGGAACACATTCGAGGATTGGGAGGACCTTCTGCGGAGAACGTCCTCCCTGCGGTCGAAAGTGTTCCCGTGGGGTGGTGGAGCTGGGCCGGTCGGGTGGTGCGTCGGAGCTGGGATGGTGGGGCGGTACTGAGACGCCGCCCGCCTACTGCCGCGGCGTCGTCAGCTCGGAGAAGAACACCGGGTCGCTCGCGAAGACGAGCATGCCGATGATCGTGACGACGATGAACGCGGCGACGCCGGCGATGAGCGGCACCCACCAGGCGATCAGGCCCGCGCGCATGCGGGCGCGCGACCAGAGCAGCGCGCCGACCCAGAGCGCGAGTTGCAGGGCGATGCCGATCGCGATGAGCGCGGGCACTGCGGGGCCGGGCGTGAAGGAGGTCGGCGCGTCCATGCCGAGCATCGCGGCCGACAGCTGGGCCGACCGTACGACGCTGTCGGGCAGGATCGCGAGCGAGAAGCTGTTGTAGATCACGCCGAGCACGCCGAACGCGAGCAGGGCGATGGTCCAGGCACGATCGGTGGGGTGTACGGCGCGCCCGGCGGCAGTAGGCGCCGCGGCCGCGGCCGCACCTGACACCGCGGGCGCCGCGGCAGCAGGAGCCGCTGCCTCGTGCCGGGTCTCCTCGGGCGGAGTCCATGTCCACCCGGGCGGCGCGTACTCGCCGAACTGCGGACGAGGCCGCTCGTCGACCGGCTCGGGCGCGGGCGGCGGCGTCGCACCGCCGGGCGCGGGAGTGTCTGGCGTGCGAGCGGCCTCGTCCTGTGACATCCGTGCCCCTACGCGGTGATCGACTGGCCGGCCGAACCGAGCTGGCGCGTCGACTCGCCCACGCGAACCGCCATCGCCGACTCGGCGACCTTGCCCCAGGCGCGGGGATCGTAGGCCTTCTTGTTGCCGACGCCGCCGTCGACCTTGAGCACGCCGTCGTAGTTGTCGAACATGTAGCCCGCGATCGAGCGCGTGAACGCGTACTGGGTGTCGGTGTCGATGTTCATCTTCACGACGCCGTTCGCGACCGCCTCGGCGATCTCGGCGTCGGTCGAGCCCGAGCCGCCGTGGAAGACGAGGTCGAGCGGCTTCGGGCCGGTGCCGTACTTCGCGGCCAGGCCGTCCTGGATCTCCTTCAGCAGCGCCGGGCGCAGCTTGACGTTGCCGGGCGCGTAGACGCCGTGCACGTTGCCGAACGTGAGGGCGGCCATGTAGCGGCCCTGCTCGCCGAGGCCGAGCGCCTCGACCGTCGAGATCGCGTCCTCGAGGGTCGTGTAGAGCGCCTCGTTCGAGCCCTCGTGCTTCACGCCGTCTTCTTCGCCGCCGACGACGCCGATCTCGACCTCGAGGATCGCGTGGATCGCCTTCATGCGCGGCAGGATCTCTTTCGCGATCTCGAGGTTCTCGGTGAGGGGAACTGCCGAGCCGTCCCACATGTGGGACTGGAAGATCGGGTTGCCGCCGGCCTTCACGGCCTCTTCGGATGCCTCGAGCAGCGGGAACACGAAGTCGGCCAGCGCCGGCTTCGGGCAGTGGTCGGTGTGCAGCGCGACCGTGATCGGGTACGACTTCGCCACCTCGTGGGCGAACTTCGCGAACGCGAGCGCACCGGTCGCGCGGGCCTTCACGGTGTGCCCGGCGAAGTAGTCGGCGCCGCCGGTCGTGACCTGGATGATGCCGTCGGAGCCGGCCTCGGTGAGGCCCTGCAGCACCGCGTTCAGCGTCTGCGAGCTCGAGACGTTGAACGCCGGGAACGCGAAGCCCTTCGCCTTCGCGGTGTCGAGCATCTCGGCGTACTGCTCGGGAGTGGCGATGGGCATGGAAGCTCCTTCTGGCATCGAGTGGGATTCGGCACGAGTCTACCGAGGTTGCGAGCGCGGCTCGGTTCCGCGGGCCGGGCGGGTTGAGGCGGGCGGCCCGGGTGGGGCGGGCCGCCGCGGCGGGCGGAGAACGGGCAGGCAGGGCAGGATGGAGCGGTGAGTGGTTCCGGCGGCGTGATGGATGACCCGGCGCTCGTCGAGGCGCTGCTGCGCGCGACCACGGCCGCGGCGGCCGCCACGCTGCCGCTGGTCGGATCGGGCGACGGGGACGCGGTCGACGGTGCGGCGGTCGCAGCGATGCGCTTCGCGTTGACGGATGCCCCGTGCGACGGCCGGGTCGTCATCGGCGAGGGCGAGAAGGACGAAGCGCCCATGCTGGCGCTGGGCGAGCGGTTCGGCACGGGGGAGGGGCCGGCGATCGACCTCGCGGTCGACCCGGTCGACGGCACGCGGCTCGCCGCAGCGGGCCGGCCCGGCGCGATGGCGGTCGCGTCGATCGCCCCGCGCGGGGCGTTCTGCGATCTCGGGCCTGCGCACTACCTCGAGAAGCTCGTGTCGTGGCATCCGGCCGCCGCCCTCGACCGACCGCTCAGCGAGCTGATCACGGCGATCGCCCGCGAGCGCGGCGTGCCCGCCGGCGCGGTGCGGGTCGCCGTGCAGGACCGCCCCCGCAACGCGGGCTACGCGGCGGCGGCGCGGGCGGCCGGCGCCGAGGTCGTGCCGTTCGAGCACGGCGACGTCGAACGCAGCCTGCGGGCGGCCCAGCGCGGCACCGATCTCGACGTGCTCGTCGGCATCGGGGGAGCGCCCGAGGGCGTGCTGGTGTCGGCGGCGGTGCGCGCCCTCGGCGGCGCCATGCAGGCCCGACCCGCGCCGCAGTCCGACGCCGAGCGGCGCCGGGTCCTCGACGCAGGTGTCGACCTCGATCGGGTGCTGACGCTCGACGGGCTGTGCAGCGGGCCTGCGTTGTGCGTGCTCTCGGCGGTCACCGAGGTCGACCCGGGCGGTGCGGTGCGCTTGACCGGTGCCGCGCGGGTGGACGAGGGCGTCGCCGTGGAGTCGTGGGTCGTGGCATCCGGTCATGCGATGTGGATCGACCGGAGGGTCGTGACCGACGGGTTCGCAGCATCCTGACCGGCCCCTTGCCCAGGCCGAAAGAACCGCGGATCTTTCACCGCCGTTCACCGTCAACCCCGGCGATTCCGAACACCCGCTCGTTAGGCTCGAAGCATCCGACCGATGGAGGAGCCCGCCGATGCGCACCGACCAGGCCGAGGAACCGGCCCCCCTGTTCCACCACCCCGACCGCAACCTCGCACTCGAACTCGTGCGCGCGACCGAGGCCGCGGCCATCAGGGCCGTGCCGTGGATCGGCAAGGGCGACAAGAACGCCGCCGACAAGGCCGCGGTCGACGCGATGCGCGCATTCCTCGCGACCGTCGACTTCGACGGGGTGATCGTCATCGGCGAGGGCGAGAAGGACGAAGCGCCGATGCTGTTCAACGGCGAACGCGTCGGGTCGGGCCGCGGGCCGTCGTGCGACATCGCCGTCGACCCCATCGACGGCACCTCGCTCACCGCCGCCGGGCGCTCGCACGCGCTGTCGGTGCTGGCCGTGAGCGACCGGGGCACCATGCTCGACGCGTCGAGCGTGTTCTACATGGACAAGATCGTGACCGGCCCCGAGGGCTACGGCGTCATCGACATCGAGCGGCCGATCGGCGACAACATCCGCGCGCTCGCTGCGGCGCTCGGCAAGGACGTCGACGAGATGCGGGTCGCGGTGCTCGACCGGCCGCGGCACGAGCAGCTCATCGCCGACATCCGCGCCGCCGGCGCCGGCACCCGGCTGATCCTCGACGGCGATGTCGCCGGCGGCATCAACGCGGCGCGCCGCGGCACCCGCATCGACATGTGCGTCGGTGTCGGCGGCAGCCCCGAGGGCATCACGACCGCGTGCGCGGTGAAGGCGCTCGGCGGGTTCATGCAGGGCCGACTCGCGCCGAAGGACGACGCCGAGCGCGAGCGCGGGCTCGCCGCCGGCCTCGACATCGACGCCGTGCTCTCCATCGAGGACATGGTGCGCGGCGACAACACGTTCTTCGTCGCGACCGGCGTCACCGACGGCGCACTCGTGAACGGGGTGAAACGCGAGGGGCCGATCATCCGCACCGAGTCGGTCGTGCTGCGCTCGAAGTCGGGCACCCTGCGGCGTATCGAGGCCGAGCACCTCGTCGAGAAGTGGCTCGATCCCGAATACCTCTGACCCGCGGCGTCGCTCGCATCGCTGCGCTCGCCGCTGAGCGCGCGTCGGAGGGTTCGGCGAAGATGAACGGATGACCCGCAGCGACAGCCTGCCGCGCGCCCTCCGGCCGTTCCGGCTCGGGCAGTACCGGCTGCTCGTCGGCGCGCTCGCCGCGTCGTTGCTGTCGGCGGGGGCCTGGCTCGTCGCCGCGGTGTGGCAGGTCGTCGAGCTCGGCGGCACCCCGGTCGACCTCTCGCTCGTGGCGGTCGGCTCGAGCCTCGGGCTGGTCATCGCCGTACTGTTCGGCGGGGTCGCCGCCGACCGCATCCCGCAGCGGCGCATCCTCATCGCCGTCGAGCTCGTGCGCGGTGTCACGTTCGCGGTTGCGGCGGTGCTCGCCGCGACCGGCGTCATCGAGGTGTGGCACCTCGCGGTGCTCTCGTTCGTGCTCGGCGTGGCCGACGGGTTCTTCTACCCCGCCTACTCGGCGTGGCTGCCGTCGATCCTGCCCGCCGAGCAGCTGCTGGCGGCGAACGGCATCGAGGGCGTGCTGCGGCCCGCGGTGATGCAGGCGGCGGGGCCCGCACTCGCGAGCGCGCTCATCGCCGTGCAGGGCCCGTGGCTCGCATTCGCGATCGTCGGCGCGCTGCAGGCGGCGGCCGTCACGGTGCTCGCCGCGATGCGCACGACGCCCGTGCGGCGCGACCCCGACGAGGTGGTCGTGCATCCGGTGCGCCAGACCTTCATCGACCTGCGCGACGGCTTCGCCTATCTCGCCTCGACGCGCTGGCTGCTCGCGACGCTCATCTTCTCGATCGTGCTCGTGCTCATCATCATGGGGCCGATCGAGGTGCTGCTGCCGTTCGCCGTCAAAGACCAGGCCGGCGGCGGCGCCGGGGCGTTCGCTCTCGCGCTCGCCGCGTTCGGGTTCGGCGGTGCGGTCGGCTCGCTCACTGCCGCGTCGATGCGCATCCCGCGCCGATACCTCACGCTCATGATCCTGGCGTGGGGGTTCGGCTGCCTGCCGCTCGCGCTCGTCGGGCTCACGTCGTGGCTCTGGGTGATGGTCGCCGCGCTGTTCGTGGTGGGTGTGCTGTTCGACTGGGCCCAGGTGCTCTGGGGCACGCTCCTGCAGCGGCGCGTGCCGCCCGCCATGCTCGGGCGGGTGTCGAGCCTCGACTTCTTCGTGTCGCTCGCGCTCATGCCGGTGTCGATGGCGATCGCCGGCCCGATCGGCGAGGCCGTCGGGCTGGCTCCCGCGTTCCTGTTCGCGGGGCTCGTGCCGCCGCTGCTCGCGCTCGCGACACTCGCGTTCGCGCGGCTCGGGCGCGACGAGCTCGCGCACCCGCTCGACGGGCGGACGGATGCCACGATCGTGACCGGCCCCGAGACCGCCGCCCGCTTCGAGCTGCCGGCCGACGAGCGCTCTCGGGGCGAGTGACCGTTCCGCGCGCGGCGCGCGGCAGTGCCGCCCCGCGCGGGCGGCACTGCCGCCGCCGAGTGTTTCCGTTTGCACGCGGTGTTTCCGTTCGGGTGGGAACGGTCGGTGCGAACGGAAACATTCGGCGGGAGGGCGTGCGAGCGGGGGGGGGGGGGGGGGGGGGGGAGGGAGGTCAGGGAGAGAGGGAGGTCAGGGCGGGCACTGATTCGGCACCGGCGGGGTCGGCGTAGACCCGAATCATGAAAGGCCAGACACTGAACGCGCCGTGGGCGTCGAGCAGCGGCGTCTACACCCACACCTGGACGTACCAGGTCACGCACCCCGGTCGCACGGTGGTCGAGGTCGCACTCACCTCGGTGAACAGCATCGACGATGACGACGGCACGTTCGCACGGTTCGGCGTCTCGCAGATCGTGAGCAGCAGCGGCGTCGAGAACTTCGGCGACGATGGCCCGCCGATCATCGCCCGCGACAAGGTCACGAGCGTCAGCGTGCGGATGTTCGTCATGAACTCGTACGCGCGTGGGCGAGTCTCGCGGAACTTCTGGTGAGAAGGGCAGAACGATGATCGATGAGACAGCGAGCAGCGAAGCCGTCGAGACTCGGCAGCAGCTGAGCGTGCTGTACGACCCCGAGACGGGGCGTGCGGTGCGCGGTCACACATTCGTCGGCATCGACGACGAGCTCTCGGCGCCCGACGGACGCGAGGCCCGCGAGCGCGTGCTGCGCGAGGAGATCGGCGTGCGCGAGGCGAAACGACTGCGATTCGCCGACGCCTCGTCGCGGCTGCGAATCGAGGCTCCGGCCGAACTCGTGGTGACGAACGAAGCCGTGGCCGCGCGGCCGCTGAAGTTCACCGGGCGCAGGGCCGACGCCGTAGGGCGACCTCGCTCGGCCGACTGAAACACCCGTCGGCGCAGAATCGGGCGATGGTGCTGACTCACCCGATCGGGCGGTGGTGTGCGGGTCGGGGTTGAATCAGGCGATCGGGTTGGCTCACGCGCGGGCGCTGGTTCAGGCGTCGGGGTGCTGGTTTGCGGTCGGCGTGGAAGGCGACCGTGCTACTCAGGCGTCGGCGCTGCGCCGGATGTCGGGGTCGATGTCGGCGACGAGGTGCTCGGTGCCGGGCAGCACGTCGAGTTCGAGCGCGGGGTCGGAGTCGAGCGACACCTCGTCGTCGGCTGGCTCCGCCACGTCGGCCGCGTCGATCTCGGCGTCGACCACCGATTCGAGCTCGGCGCGATCGGTCGACTCGGCCGCGATCGCGGTTGTGAACTCGTACGCAGTGAGCTCGCGCGGGCTCTCGTCGATGCCCTCGAGGGTGGCGAAGACCTTCGTCTCGTCGAGGGCGCTGAGCTTGCGCGCCGTGGGCAGCACCCGAGACTCGAGCGACCCGACGAACGCGTTGTAGTCCTTCACGGTGCGCTCGATCGTGCGACCGAGCTTCTCAAGCTGCCCCGCTGTCGTCGACAGGCGCGAATACAGCTCGCGACTGAGGTCGAAGAGGGTCTTCGCCTCGTTCGTGAGCACGTCTTGCTGCCACGAGAACGCGACCGTCTTCAGCACCGACCACAGCGTGACCGGCGACGCGAGGGCGACACGCTTCGAGAACGCGAACTCGAGCAGGGCCGGATCGGCCTCGAGCGCGCTCGAGATGAGCGACTCGCTCGGGATGAACGCGATCACCATCTCGGGGGAGGCGCCCAGCCCCTCCCAGTAGGTCTTCGAGCCGAGCGCGGTGATGTGGTCGCGCACCGCCCTCACGTGGCCCTTCATGAGGCTCTCGCGCTGCGCGCCCTCGGTGCCCGTCGCAGTCGGCGGGATCTGGCTCGCCTCGAGGTACGCGTTGAACGGCACCTTCGCGTCGACGGCGATGTGCTTGCCACCGGGCAGGTGGATGACCATGTCGGGCCGGCCGGCACCCGAGTCGGTCGTGATCGAGCGCTGCGTATCGAAGTCGACCCGCTCGATGAGCCCGGCCGCCTCGACGACGCTGCGCAGCTGCGTCTCACCCCAGACTCCGCGCGTGCTGTTCGAACGCAGGGCCGAGGCGAGGGTCTCAGCCGTCGAGCGCAGCCGCTCTTCGTTCTCGGCGGCGATCTTGAGCTGCTGGCTCAGCTCGCCATGCTGCAGGTGGCGCTGCTGCTCGAGCTGCGTGACCTTCGCCTGCATGTCGGAGATCGTCTGCTTCACCGGGGCGAGTGCCTGCAACACCTTGCTCTCGGCGAGTTCGCGCTGTTCGCGCGCGGCCTGATCGGCACGCTGCCGCTCGACCAGCTCGCGGTACTGCTGCTGTGCGGCGAGCACCTGCTCGCGCAGCCCGACGGCCGTCGCCTCGACCGCTGACAGCTCGGCTCGCAGCTCGCCCTGCACCCGCTGCTCGTCGGCCCGGGCCCGCGCCAGGGCCGCCTGCGCCTCGGCGCGCACCTCGAGCAGCTCGCGCTCGTGACGGGCCGCGACCAGCGCGGGGTCTTCGCCGGGCGCGCCCGCCCCGGCGTCGGCACGACGAGCACCGACGAACCACGCGGTGAGCGCACCGAGCGCACCGCCCACGACGAGGCCGATGATCAGCAGCAGGATCTCCATACGACGAGTGTCGCAAGACCCGCCGACATCGGACGGCTGGCTGACGGGCGGGTCGGGTGCTCCTCGACCAGCGGAGGGTGGGGCGCTACTCGACCAGCGGATCGGCGGCGGAAGCCGCTACTGCGGGCGTGGCCGGTACCACCGCCCGTCCGAGCGCGCCGGGCCGCACACCGGTCGCCTGAGCGAGAGCGGCCAGGTCGTCGACGCCGTGCCGGCCGGCCGCGTGCACCACGATCGCCGCGCACGCCTCGGCGTCGGCCACCGCGTTGTGGTGCGCGAAGTCGTCGAACCCGGCCGCCCACGCCGCGATCGGCAGCCGGTACGAATCGAGGCGGTAGGTGCGGCGCGCGACGCTGAGGCTGCACAGGTACCGGTGGCTCGGCACCTCGAGCGACCAGGCCTCGCTGATCGCCGCGAGCACCCGGGTGTCGAAGCCGGCGTTGTGCGCGACGAGCCAGTCGGCCTCGGCGAACGCGGCGAAGTCGGCCGCGCGCGCGTCCCAGCCGGGGGCGCCGGCGACCATGTCGGGGGTGATGCCGTGGATGCGCACGTTCCACTCGTTGAACTCGTCGTGCGGGAACGGGGGCCGCAGCAGCCAGTGCGCCCGGTCTACCACGCGCCCGTCGCGCACCTTCACGAGCCCGATCGAACACGCCGAGGCACTGGATCCGTTGGCGGTCTCGAAGTCGATCGCGGTGAAGTCCACTGGCACGGCGGCATCCTCCCACGCACCGCCGACGCCGCCCGCCCGCCGCGCCCGCAGCCGACGGATCCGCGGTTGACGGATCTGCGCCGCGGGCGTGGAATGGGCGCATGAGCGACGGCCTCGTGAACGACCCCGCCGACCCCGTGACCGTCGCGAGCGCGCGCAGTTTCGGCCACGCGGCATCCGTCTACCATGCCGCCCGGCCGGGATATCCGCGCGAAGCCGTGGAATGGCTGGTGGGCGACGCGGCCCGCATCCTCGACCTGGGCGCAGGGACGGGCAAACTCACGCAAGCGCTCGTCGCGCTCGACCGCGAGGTGATCGCGGTCGATCCCGTGGCCGAGATGCTCGAGGAGCTCGAGGTGGCGGTGCCGGGAGTGCCGCGCATTCTCGGCACGGCCGAGGACATCCCCGTCGAGGACGCCTCGGTCGACGCGGTCGTCGCGGGGCAGGCGTGGCACTGGTTCATCCCCGAGCGGGCGATCCCCGAGATCGCGCGGGTGCTGAAGCCCGGCGGCACCCTCGGCCTGGTCTGGAACAGTCGCGACACGAGCGTCGACTGGTTGCGCGAGGCGGGCGAGATCATGCACGAGCGCCACGACGCGAGCGCCACGTTCGAGAGCTATGTGAAGGTGGGTGCGCCCTTCGGCCCGGTGGAGGAGCACACGGTCGATTGGTCGGCGCGGATGTCTCGCAGCGCATTCCTCGACCTGGTCAGGTCGCGCTCGTACTTCATCACGGCGGATGCCGCGGAGCAGGCCGCCACGATCGCCGCCCTCGAGACGCTGCTCGACACGCACCCCGACCTGGCGGGCGCATCCGAGCTCGAGGTGCCGTACCGCACACGCTGCTTCCGCGCCCGGCTCGCCGGCTGAGGCAGCCGCACCCGGCGCCGTGGCGCCGCCCCGGTCGCCTCGATCACCGCCGCCGCGACTCGACCTCGAGCAGGTCGGCGGTCGCCCGCAGGATCGAGACGATCGCCGCGGTACGCACCTGCTCGGGCGTCTCCGCGGTGCGTTCGAAGTCGGGGTCGGCGTCGTCACCGGCGGAGCCGTGCCCGATCGGCCCGCCGAGCACCGGCGCGAACAGCACGCGATCGGCCGCGAGGTCGTCGGCGGTGAGCTTCGGGTCCTGCACGCGATTCGGCCCGAGCGCATCGATCACCGCCGAGACGAACGAACGGTTCGTGTATCGTGCGCCGCGGCCCAGGACCTCGAGCGCGGCGCGGGTGAACACGCCCTGCCCGCGGCTCTCCCACGCGACCTGGTCGTCGGCGCAGGCGGCGATGAGCACCTCGCGGCGCTGGATCGCGGTGCGTCCGAGCACCGACTTCGGCGCCCGCCCCGGTTCGGAGTCGACGACGCGGGAGTGGGCCTCGACCTGCCATGGGTGCTCGGTCGGGGCGCCGTTCAGCCGGCGGAACGTGTCCTGCTCGGTCGGCGTCAGGGCCGCGAGCCGCGGACGCAGGCCGTCGCGCCGCGCCGGCGGCTGATCGCCGATGCGCCGCGACGCGGTGCCCGAATGGCAGCAGTCGAACACCAGCGTGACCGCCGCGCCCTCGGGGATCAGGTCCCAGACGGCGGCCAACTCGTCATCGAGGATCACCCGGCTCGAACGGAAGTCGACGGGGCACAGCGCCTCGTCGGCGCGATCCTCGTCGTCGCCGTCGAGATCGGGCACGAAGGTGCCGTGCCCCGCGTACTGGATCACGAGGCTGTCGCCGGGCCGCGCCGACGACACCAGCGCGATGATCTCGCTGACCATCGCATCCCGCGTCGCATCGCCGTCGTGCAGGTCGCGCACCGTGAAGCCCGCCGCGTCGAGTGCCGCGCCCCACGCCCTCGAGTCGGCGACGGCGCCGGCGAGCTCGTCGCCCTCGGGGTACCGATCGATGCCGATGCACAGAGCGAGTCGCTGGGCGGGGCGGTGCTCGGCGGCGGTGCTGGCGGTGCCGGTTGCATCCTCGGCTTGCGCGAGCGGCGCCTCGTCGGCCGAACGCCCGGCGGCGTCCGCGGGTGCGCCCGCGGGTTGCCGTGCGGCTCGCTTCGGGAACGGTGTGACCGAGTCGAGCATCGCGATCCGCATCGCGACGCTGCGCATGGTGTCGGCGTCATCGTCGAACCCGCCGTGCGTGGTCGCGTTGCTGCGGCTGCGCGGGTCGCCGCCAGTAGGGCTCAGCACGAGCCGCTCGTCACCGCCGTCGAGGTACGCGCGGGTGCGGGCGCTCGCGATGAGGTGCTGGTGGATGCCCAGGATCGCCGCGCCGCGCTCGGGTTCGAACGACCCCGAGACCAGGTACAGCAGCGACTTGCGGTACGCGGCGAGGCAGCTGTCGTCGAGCTCCTTCTCGTCGGTCATGGTGAAGATCGAGAGCTCGCCGATGCGGCGCTGCTCGGCGTGAGGCAGCAGCAGCTTCTCGAACGTGTCGATGCGCACCGCTGGTGCCAGGAACGTCACCGAGGCGAACTCGGGCACCCCCGCCTCGAGCGCGGCGGGCACGAAGTGCGAGTGGAAGATCGAGCCGGCACTGTGCCCGACCGCGTGCAGCGAGATCGCCGAGCCGTTGGCCTTCATGAACTCGGCGAGCGCCCGGGCGAGCACTTGGCCGCCGCCTCCGTCGACGACGGCTGCCGCGGCATCCAGCTTCATGTCCTCCCAGACCGCTCGCCCGCCGAGGGCCCGCAGCGCGACCTCGATGACACCGTCGGTGACGTCCGTCCAGCCGCGCCTCCCACCGGGGCGGTACCGTTCCCATGCGTCGGCGATGGCGGTGAGCGCGCCCGTCTCCCAGACGATCTCGATCGGGAAGACGCCGTTCTCGAGCCACCAGTCGACCTGCTGGTCGGCGACGTCGAAGCCGTCGTCCTTCGCCACCAGTCCGCCGTGCGCGTACACGACGACCGGCACCGGCCCCGCGCCCTGCTGCGCGTCGACGAAGTCGGTGAGGTGCTTCGTGACGATCCGCTCGATGTCGGCGGCCGTCGTCTCGAACTCGGCGACGGTCTTGGGGCGGGCGACCGACGTCGCCGCCGGGCGTCCGTCGGGGATCACCACGACGTGCTCGCGCAGCTTCGCGAGCCGGGCCGGAGTGGGTCGGCGGTCGCCGCGTGCGGCGGATGGTGCGGCGGCGGACGGTGCGGACGGTGCCGGTGCGGCGGACGCGGTCATGGCGGGCTCCTCGGGATCGGTGGCGGTATCGGTACGGGGCGGTGCGTACGGGTGCTGGGTCTCGATGGAGATCGGTCATTCGCGCGCGGGCACGAGTCGGGCGCGCGGGTCGGCGAAGACTGCGAACGCGAGCGCACTGACGTCGCCGACGCGTCGGGCCGCCTGCCTCGCCTCGAGGGTCGCCTCGCCGATGGTCAGCTCGCGGGCGAGCGCGGCGTCGTAGAACGTGGTCACGAACCGTGCGGCGACGTCATCTCGCACGGCCCACCCGCAGCCGATGAACGCCGCGACCCCGCCGCGCAGGAACGCTTCGGCGAACCCGCCGAGACCCGTCGGGCCCGATTGCAGGCGGCCGACGTCGCAGGCGCTGAGGAACACGAAAGACGCCGGCGTCACGCCCTCGAGGGCGCGCTCCTCGGGGAAGTCGGCGCGCGCGTCGGCGTCGCTGTAGGTGGATGCCTCGTCGTCGGCGCTCGACGGAAACGCGGCGAGCAGCAGCTGCTGGGCGGTCGGCTCGTCGGCGCGCCAGCGACCGTGCCCGGCGAAGTGGAGCAGGTCGACGCCGTCGCGCAGTTCGGAGCTGATCGCGGCGGGC
Proteins encoded in this window:
- a CDS encoding exonuclease domain-containing protein translates to MPVDFTAIDFETANGSSASACSIGLVKVRDGRVVDRAHWLLRPPFPHDEFNEWNVRIHGITPDMVAGAPGWDARAADFAAFAEADWLVAHNAGFDTRVLAAISEAWSLEVPSHRYLCSLSVARRTYRLDSYRLPIAAWAAGFDDFAHHNAVADAEACAAIVVHAAGRHGVDDLAALAQATGVRPGALGRAVVPATPAVAASAADPLVE
- a CDS encoding class I SAM-dependent methyltransferase, whose amino-acid sequence is MSDGLVNDPADPVTVASARSFGHAASVYHAARPGYPREAVEWLVGDAARILDLGAGTGKLTQALVALDREVIAVDPVAEMLEELEVAVPGVPRILGTAEDIPVEDASVDAVVAGQAWHWFIPERAIPEIARVLKPGGTLGLVWNSRDTSVDWLREAGEIMHERHDASATFESYVKVGAPFGPVEEHTVDWSARMSRSAFLDLVRSRSYFITADAAEQAATIAALETLLDTHPDLAGASELEVPYRTRCFRARLAG
- a CDS encoding caspase family protein, with protein sequence MTASAAPAPSAPSAAAPSAARGDRRPTPARLAKLREHVVVIPDGRPAATSVARPKTVAEFETTAADIERIVTKHLTDFVDAQQGAGPVPVVVYAHGGLVAKDDGFDVADQQVDWWLENGVFPIEIVWETGALTAIADAWERYRPGGRRGWTDVTDGVIEVALRALGGRAVWEDMKLDAAAAVVDGGGGQVLARALAEFMKANGSAISLHAVGHSAGSIFHSHFVPAALEAGVPEFASVTFLAPAVRIDTFEKLLLPHAEQRRIGELSIFTMTDEKELDDSCLAAYRKSLLYLVSGSFEPERGAAILGIHQHLIASARTRAYLDGGDERLVLSPTGGDPRSRSNATTHGGFDDDADTMRSVAMRIAMLDSVTPFPKRAARQPAGAPADAAGRSADEAPLAQAEDATGTASTAAEHRPAQRLALCIGIDRYPEGDELAGAVADSRAWGAALDAAGFTVRDLHDGDATRDAMVSEIIALVSSARPGDSLVIQYAGHGTFVPDLDGDDEDRADEALCPVDFRSSRVILDDELAAVWDLIPEGAAVTLVFDCCHSGTASRRIGDQPPARRDGLRPRLAALTPTEQDTFRRLNGAPTEHPWQVEAHSRVVDSEPGRAPKSVLGRTAIQRREVLIAACADDQVAWESRGQGVFTRAALEVLGRGARYTNRSFVSAVIDALGPNRVQDPKLTADDLAADRVLFAPVLGGPIGHGSAGDDADPDFERTAETPEQVRTAAIVSILRATADLLEVESRRR